In the Cylindrospermopsis raciborskii Cr2010 genome, TGTTCTTTGCGAGTTCCTCATGTGGGCTGGAACAACATTACTAAGCTAGACTCGAAACTATGTCTTTTAAATGGCATTAGTGATGGTACAGACTTTTACTTTGTACACAGCTACGTGTTTATGCCAGACGAACAAAGTACTGTGCTGGCGAGGGCTGAATATGATATTTCATTTACGGCAGCAATAGGACTCGGAAGGGTCTGGGGTACACAATTCCACCCAGAGAAAAGTTCTCGGGCTGGGATACAACTTCTACGTAATTTTCTTGATGGTCAGCCATGCTAAAAGTGCGGGTAATACCAACCCTGTTGTGGAAACAGTTTGGACTGGTCAAGGGAACTCGATTTAATAGTTGGCGAAGAGTAGGTTCAGTTTTACCCGCAATTAAAGTGTACAACCAGCGTGATGTTGACGAGTTGATATTGGTGGATATTACAGCCAATACTACGGGTGAATCTCCCGATTTTGAATCCATTGCTGACTTTAGTCAGGAATGCTTTGTGCCTTTTGCAGTCGGTGGTGGAGTCACTAATATTGATCATGTTCAAAATCTACTTCGATCAGGTGCTGACAAGATTGTAGTTAACACAGCAGCTTACAGTTCACCATCCTTAATAACTGATATAGCACGTCGTTATGGGACACAGTGTGTTGTGTCAAGCATTGATGTAAAGCGTAAATCTAGGAGTGATTGGATTTGCTTTAGCCATTCTGGTTCTAAGGATACGGGACGAGAAGTCGTTTCTTGGGCACGAGAACTTGAGGATCGCGGTGCTGGTGAAATACTGATCACATCGATTGATAATGACGGTATGATGCAGGGGTACGACCTTAGTTTAATTGAGACTGTAAGCCAATCAGTAAAAATACCCGTTATTGCTTCTGGTGGTGCTGGTAACTATAATCATATGATTCAGGCAATAAAACAATCAGGTGCTTCTGCTGTTGCTGCTGCAAGCATGTTCCATTTCACAGAACAGACTCCAGCAGGTGCGAAAGAGGCCATGAAAAAGGCAGGTATACCAGTTCGTCTAAACTTTGCTACAACATAATAGAGCTGTTGGGAAATAAAAGCATATTTCCGGATGACAGAACTTCCCCCATCCCGATTGAATTTATGCTGCATCTAAATAGAAGTTCCATAGCCCTGCACTGACCAACATCAATTGATCATCAAAATCGGTCACACGATTCCTATATACAGAATGTACACAGTTATATCTCTTAATTCCAGAGTGAGCGTGCTCACACACAACTCGCTGACGACTGAGTTCTCGATTCTCCTCCTTTTGCTGCTGTGTTAACTCCTTACCTTTCGGTTTCTTGTGTGGTAAATGGACATTGACAAATTCTTTCTCCAACCCATGAAAACCCAAATCTCCCTCTATTGCTACTTCATCAGGAATGTATTGCACTATCTCTGATTCATGGAGTAGCCGTTTGTCATGCACTTTACCTGCTCTGGTTTTCGTCCGAATAATCACTCGTTTCTCCCTTGTGCTGACTGTAATCTGCTTGCATGTATGCCGCTTTTTCTTGCCAGAGTAATACTCTTTTTGGCGTTCTCGGTTTTGAGGACGCTGGACTGGACGCTCCGTACCATCCACAATCACCTCCTTCACATCTGGAAACCTTTTGGTGAATTCCTGCTCCTGAGTTTGCGTGCTGGCAAAACTTGCTTTTCTCCTAAAGTGGTTTCTAGCACAGACAGTAGTCGATGTACCCAATCATGAGCACAGGAGCGGTCAAAGTTGAACAACACACTCAGCAAGTCAAACGTCGGATAACATTTGCAGTACAGCAGGATATAAAATAGTTTTTCCTCTATACTTCTGAGTGTAGGCTTGCGTCCGCCCCCGGGCGCACGTTTGCGGTTTGCTAAGGAGTTGAACACGGTGCGTTCATAGGTATCAGCAAACTGAGATAACAGCTCGTTGAATGCTTGGCGGTTAAGTCCAGTCATTGCTCGTAGCAGTCGCTCTTGATTCAGGACGCGGTCTAACTTCAACATTAATGTCACCCTACTTGTCTGCTTGATTATTATCCCTTATTTTCCAACAACTCTATTAAACTCAACCTACGGTATAATACAGTATAGTGTTGATAACGACCATAGAAATTTTGTAGAGACCATACATACAAAGTCTACACAAGAGTTCTAAATAGACATCTCCGGAAATAGCCAAAGCGTTACCAATACTACTTTTTAAGGTGAGACACCCCAATACAAAAGTAGCTAACTGGTATGCTAAAATAAGCGTTAGAGATGCCTCTTGTTGGGAATTAACCAAAAGATAACACCTATGTGAGATAATTTATTTTTAGCCAAGTCCAAATCTTGATAACTAAAATAAGTAGGTTCCCATATGGATGTCCAAATTTGGATAAATCTCGCACTTCAACATCCAAAAATTCAACTGTTAGCTTTAACACCAGAAATTGCGGTGCTGTCAACTAGATTACCAGGGAATTTTCATGGTGATCCAGCAGATCGATTGATTGTAGCCAGTAGTTTAGTTCACCAAAAGTTTCCTTGAAGTAGACATATCATACATAAAAAGCGATCGCACTCTCCCTAGTCCGGAGCATCAGGCCTCCTTAGAACCCCAAGAATTAAATCAGCTGGTACGACAAATTCGAGATTTACCCAAACTATTTTGCGCTGTTCTGAGTGTGGCGATTTTATTCTACTGAATGAGCTACAACTGCGCCATGATGCTAAGATGCCCCGACGAATGCGAGCTTATGCTGCTCTAGTAGAGGAAAAGTATGGGCTACTAGTCTATCCAGTGGTCGTCAATATTCTTCAACCTGGGCCGACGGAGATAATTCGCAAGGGTTGTCATGTTTGGGATCTGGACGGCCGAGAATACATTGATATGTCCATCATGGGCATTGGGACTAATATACTGGGTTATGGACACCCAGAAATAGATGAAGTGGTACATAATACCGTTAGCCTGGGGAATATGTCTACACTGAACTGCCCTG is a window encoding:
- the wbuZ gene encoding glycosyl amidation-associated protein WbuZ, with the protein product MLKVRVIPTLLWKQFGLVKGTRFNSWRRVGSVLPAIKVYNQRDVDELILVDITANTTGESPDFESIADFSQECFVPFAVGGGVTNIDHVQNLLRSGADKIVVNTAAYSSPSLITDIARRYGTQCVVSSIDVKRKSRSDWICFSHSGSKDTGREVVSWARELEDRGAGEILITSIDNDGMMQGYDLSLIETVSQSVKIPVIASGGAGNYNHMIQAIKQSGASAVAAASMFHFTEQTPAGAKEAMKKAGIPVRLNFATT
- a CDS encoding transposase family protein, yielding MKEVIVDGTERPVQRPQNRERQKEYYSGKKKRHTCKQITVSTREKRVIIRTKTRAGKVHDKRLLHESEIVQYIPDEVAIEGDLGFHGLEKEFVNVHLPHKKPKGKELTQQQKEENRELSRQRVVCEHAHSGIKRYNCVHSVYRNRVTDFDDQLMLVSAGLWNFYLDAA
- a CDS encoding helix-turn-helix domain-containing protein: MLKLDRVLNQERLLRAMTGLNRQAFNELLSQFADTYERTVFNSLANRKRAPGGGRKPTLRSIEEKLFYILLYCKCYPTFDLLSVLFNFDRSCAHDWVHRLLSVLETTLGEKQVLPARKLRSRNSPKGFQM
- a CDS encoding PIN domain-containing protein; the protein is MDVQIWINLALQHPKIQLLALTPEIAVLSTRLPGNFHGDPADRLIVASSLVHQKFP
- a CDS encoding N-acetylneuraminate synthase family protein; the encoded protein is MKSDRTLPSPEHQASLEPQELNQLVRQIRDLPKLFCAVLSVAILFY